The genomic segment ATGAGTGAAGAAGTTTCTCCTCTGAAATTTTTATTAGAAGTTAATTCGAAAGAACAAGAAAATGCTGTCAGTTTGTTTTTTGAGAAGTGGAAACATGATGGATTGGTTTTGGATGTTTGGTTTGCGGCCCAAGTGGCATCGGGAGAAGATCGATCTAAGGTTGCTGAAAAACTGGAAAATCATCCTCAGTTTAACATCCGTAATCCGAATAAGGTAAGGTCGTTGTATTTTAGTTTAGCAAGAAACCCACTCTCGTTTCACAAAGAAGATGGGAGTGGTTATCGGTTTATTGCCGAGAGGATCAAACGTCTAAATGAAATCAATCCGCAGATGGCAGCCGCTCTCACAAAACTATTTTCGCCAGTCTCTAAACAGAAGGGAGAACTCCCAAAGATTGCAAAGAAAGAGCTAGAATCCATAGCAACCCTCCCCAATCTTTCGAAAGAATTAGGGGAGGTTGTGGGAACAATTCTAAACTCTCTTTAGTTATACATAGATTTGATGAGATCTTTGTATTTATCATGAATGACATTTCTTTTCATTTTGAAAAGATTTGTCAGTTCATCACCCACTTCCATGGCTTTCGGTAAAAAGCGAAAGTCAGATAGTTTTTCAAAAGATTTAAAACCATTTTCAGAGGAGATTTGTTTTTTAATTATATTTTGGAAATACAATCTGACCTCTTTGTTTTGATTTAGATCTTCACCGTCTTTAGGATTTAGGCCTGCTTCTTTCATCCGATCGTTATCTGGCCAAACAAGTGCTGTGAGGGATTTTTGATCCTGACCCACTACAATCACTTGGTTGATGAGAGCATTTTCCAGGAGCAAATTCTCGATAGGAACAGGTTCTACGTTTTCACCACCTAATAAAACTATGGTGTCTTTTACCCGACCTCGTACTGAAAGTGTATCATTAAAAGAGATAAATCCTAAATCTCCGGTATTCATCCAACCATCAGTGATAGTTTTGGAAGTGGCTTCTTCGTTTTTATAATAACCTTTCATGACCTGAGGTCCTTTGATATGAATGACTCCCATTTTTCCCTTAGGAACGGATTCGCCTTGTTCATTCACAATTTTAACAATGGTTCCTTCTGGCCATTTTCCAACAGAACCCTGAACCACTTGCCCCACAGCGCGCACTGATATAATGGGTGCGCATTCGGTCATTCCATACCCTTCATAGACTGGAATTCCAATAACATTGAAGAATTCGTCCACATGGGCAGGGAGTGCTCCTCCACCGGATATAGTGCCTGTTAGATGGCCACCTAAAACTTCTCGAATTTTAGAAAAAACAAGGCCGTCTAGTACCTTTGCAAGTAAAAACAAATTGAGAACATAACCGATGGATATGGTTGTGTTTTTGGCTCGTTCGAAGGGAGATTCTTCCTTTGTGAGAAGTCTGTTGCCTGCTAGGTAGTCCTGGCCATCTTTGAATTTTTTACAAATATCATAAGCAAAATCAAAAAGTTTCCGTTTGTTCTCTGGAGCCTTCTCTAACTTTTGTTTGATGCCAAGATACAAATTTTCCCAAAGCCTTGGGGCAGAAGCCATAAAACTTGGTTTTATTTTTTGGAAATCATCTCGTAAATCTCGAATGTTGGTATAAGCAATGGAAGCACCTTCGGCGATGATGGCATAGTCAATCGCACGTTCAAAGATATGCCAAACGGGCAAAATAGACAAAGTCCTGTCCGAACTTTTTAATCCCACACGAGGAGGAACTTTTACCACATTGTAGACCATGTTTTGGTGAGTGAGCATCACACCCTTTGGCATCCCTGTGGTTCCAGAGGTATAGATGATGGTAAATAGATCATCTGGTTTGACTTGTTTGGATCTAAGTTCTAAAGAGGGGAGATTTTTACGTAGAGATTCACCCTCGGTGATGAGTGTTTCCATCGGTATGGATAGGGAATCCGTCGATTTGTAACCAGGGTCCAAAATGATTACTTTTTCTACTTTTGTATTTGATAGAATGGGTTTTAGGGAATCGTAAAGTTTTTCATGTTCGACAAAACAATATTTGCTTTCTGAGTGAGTGAGAATGTATTCAATTTCTTGTGGAGTGGAATCTGATCCTCTTGGAACATTGACAGCTCCATTTAACAGAGTTGCGATGTCAGCAATAGCCCATTCGGTTCTGTTGTCTGCCATAAGGCCTATTTTTTCGCCGGGTTTGAGTCCCATTTGTAAAAGAGAGAGAGCCAAGTTTTCTGCTTTATGAAATATATCTGAAAAAGTACGACCCTTAAAGTTTTTTCCCGCATCCTTTCCAAAGAACATTTCTTTGGAGCCATAAGCTCTATTAGCATAATAAAAAACATCATTCAGCGTCGTAAAATTTTTCATTGATCGTTTTAGTCTCCGTAGGAGCTGAATATCATTGTTTTTTTTGTTTATTCAAGTAATATTTTCTTTTATGCGATTTCCCGTTAGGAGAAATAAAGAATTGTTCAAAAAGAGGATCTGATTCCATTTTTTCGATCAATTCAAAATCGTTTAACAAAGCCTGATGAGTCCAAAGATTTCCTTCTTCTTCTCTGTTTGTGGCGAAAGAGGCTCTACCTAATTTATAATATACAACAGGTAAAAATTCTTTTTCTCCTCCCAGGATTTGTGCTCTTTTTAGATTTGTGTAAGCATCTTCATAACGTCCAAGACTGAGTTCACAGGATCCTCTGTAATAAAAGAGAAAAAAACGAGGATAGGCAGTTAGTCTTCTACTATTTAATTTTTCTAAACTGGACAAACAAGCATTAGGGTTCTTATCCATAAATTGGGAATAAGCCAAATTTAATAAGATTTCTGGACTAATTTCGCCATGTGTTTTTCGGTAAATTTCCGCCGTTTTTTGATAACTATCTTTTGCAGCCTTGTAATCACCTAAAACATAAAGATAATAATAAGATCGATAAATCAAAACATCGAGTGAATCAGACTCACAAACGCGGTAGGAAAAAAATTCATCTAATGTTTTTGTGAAAGAAGTAAAATCTCTTTCATTGTATTCAATATTTGCAATTTTTTTGAGGAGGGAACAAGTTCTGGAAGTACCAATGGAAACTTCCTTTTTGTATTCTGATAGAGATTTTCGGTAAAACTTTAATGCTTCTGGAAACTTTTGATTGGATTCTAATTGGATGGCTTCTCTTTCCTCTTTTTCTCCCACTCCTTCACAATAAGATTCTTTTTCATTTTCATAGTGGCAGATCCGTTCTCGAAATCCATTTTCGTTGGAATCATATTCAATCCGAACAAGTTGGCAATTTTTATAATACCACCATTCGTCCATGGCTCCAAAGTCATTTTTATCTTTTGTGATTTCTTTGGGACAACCAGCACTAGAGTAATAAGTAAAACTATCTTTTTTACCGTTTTTGGTTTCATCTTCTTCTGTTAAAAAAAGTTGTCCTTTAGAATCATAATAATCCCAACGATAAGGAAAGAACTCATCTTCATTCAAAAAGAAAAAAAGTTTTAGAAGGGAACTTCCTTCTTTCCAACCGGAAAAACAAGAAAAGGAAAGTTTTCCACTTAAAAAATTTTGAGCGGAATCTCCGTATAAATCTGTTAGGTGAGACCTGATGTCTTGTTTAAATCTGGGGTATGGATAATTTGTATGATACTTATCTAGGTACTTTTGACAAAACCAAAAGATTTCATGGTTCAGAGCTTCTTTGTGTAGAACAGCTGGAATTTCACCCCCAAACCGAAAGCTAAACCTTTTGGGACTATGATCTGAAATTTCGAATTTATCTTTTGTATTTTGAAGAGCTTTCCAATAATCCTCTAAGAGGTTGGCACTTAGAGGAAAACTGAGTAAAAATAGGGAGGTTGTGAATGAAAATAGAAATCTCAAGACTTACTTTTTAGATACAAATCAAATAAAATGGGATTTTCATAGGGATTACCAACTTTTCTGATCGAAAAAAGTTGTAATAGAGGTGGCCCGTTTTCCAAATAAAAAGCCCCGTGTTCATTATTGTATCGTATAATGCCTGTATGTTGAGTGAGGTTTCCCCCTTTGGCAACAGTATGTTCTATAATATCTTCTTCAAAAAGGTCTTTGTCGTATTTGTCTTTTAGGCCTGTAAAACTATTAACAATATAATTGTCTTCGCTTGCGATGGGTTGTCCAAATTTCAAAAGTTTCCCATCGAGGGTTAAACTGAAGCCTTTTTGAGAGAATTCTTTTTCTTGTTTGTCCCAAACTCGGAACCGAATTGTGAATGCCATAACTGAACCCAAATTAAGTACTACGAAGTCCTTTCCAAGGAAAATTCAAAAAAAAATCGGTGGTCAACGAGTGAAATATGAGAATTCTATGCCCCATGAAGGTGATCTCAGTTTCCAATATTAAGGGAGGGAGTGGTAAATCCACCACAGCCGCTCATTTGGCCTGCGCCCTGGCAAGGCGTGGAAAAACCCTCGTTGTGGATATGGACATGCAAGGGGATTTGACAGACTATTGTTTGCCCGATTTGGATCTAAGTTCTTTGGATGAATCCAATGTAATGACCGTGCTACTCGGAATGAAACGAATGACTGATTGTATTCGCGAGACCAAACAATTTGATGTACTACCTTCAACTTTAAGTTTAGCCAAACTCACCAAATACAATCCTGATTCCAGCAGTCTTTGTCTACAATTCAAACGTGCTTTGGATGAAGTTCGAAACACCTATAAGTTTGTGATCATTGATACACCCGGATCTGCGAAACATGAATTAACAACGGCAATTTATAATTCAGAACTGATTTTAATTCCTGTAACACCGAGTAAATGGACCATCCGTGCAGTGAATTTATTATTAGATGAAATCACACAAACAGAAACTATATTTAGCCAAAAGAAAAAAACTGCTTTTGTTCCTTCCTGGTTTGGGCCATCCAAAAAACATAGGGAACTTCTTGAAAAATTAAAACAAATCGAAGAAATTCCCACACTCGGTGAAATTCCCAAATCAGAAACAATCAAATCCAAAACAGAAAAACAAGAATCCTTAAAGAAAGATAGCAATGCTTGGCATGCCTTTGACAGGCTTGCTGACGAGTCCATTGCTCTCGTGGATCCAGAACATTCGATATTTTCTTTAAAACCGTAAGGAGGGGAATGAAAAACTACTGGTTACGTATGTGTGGGAATTTTGATTTTTTTGTTTTCTTTTGACTAGTGGTTTGCGTTTTCCTGCGTTCTTTGGCAATGGTTTCGATATGTTTTGCAAATCCAGGATGGTGTTTTAAAATTTCAGCGAACCGATCTTTCCCTAAGGTATACACATCACAATAAGATCCTGCTTTAATGGTTGCGGTTCGTAAGGAATCGTCAATCAAACTCATCTCTCCAAAAAAAGAGCCAGAGTTGAGTGTTGCGAGTAAATCTCCCGTTTTTTCTTTAATCACTTCTACATGACCTTTTGATAAAAAGTACATATTGTGCGGAACATCACCTTCCTTAAAGATGATATCTCCTTTCATATAAAAAGCAGGTTTTAATTCTAAAACTACTTCTCGTTTTAATTCCTCTGGTGCATTTTTGAAAAAGGGAACTACGGAAATCAAATGACTATGTAAAAACATGGATACATCAATTTTAATTCCAGAAGGAAGATTCTCCCAAATTTCGGTTTCATCTATCCCATGTTTATTTTCCCAAAGATTCACATAATAGGATCGAATGCGATTGGCGAGATTGGGTGGTAGTTTTTTGTATTTAATAAAACTGTTAATTGTATTTAGTTTTTCTTGGAAGGTAACTCGTGATACATCTAAATTAGATAATAAAGTGGCTATATTACCAATGACGTATCCATAAATACCGACACCTAAAATCATAACACCCATTGTATAAATGGTTTGGCCATTGGTTATAGGAGTGATGTCTCCATAACCAATGGTAGTGAGTGTGGTTACTGACCAGTAAAGTGCTCTAATGTATCTTGTTGCCATATCCTTATCTGGCAAAAATTCAGGGCCTAGATGGATCCATCCGCAGGCGACCCAATGTGCAAAAAGACTTGTCCAATACACAAAGAAAATCAATCGAAAACTCATAGGATTGATTACTTCTATGAGTTTGAACCTGTCATCTGAATCGGCACCAAGGGCCAAAAGGCGAAGGGATTTAAAAAGTTCAAATACTCGAACCGAACGTAATAGTCTCAGAATTTTTAAACTATCCGTGATTCCAAAGTATTGGAAAAAAAATCCACCAAAAAGATCAAAAGGAAAGGCTGATAAAAAATCGACGAGAAACCAAGAAGACAAATAGGATTTTGTAACAATCTTACGATTGTGAATGAGAATTCGGTCTTTTAAAATCGCGGTATTAAAATTCAAAATGACATCGATTCCAAATACCACCTGGATGGCCCTTTCAAAATAATTCACCCCAGCTGTTAGTTTATAGTGAAAGACCAATCTTATCGGGACTTCGATGGCAAAGTAGGTAATACAAATAAAAACAAAAAGATCCCAAATTCGTTTGTAAGGAGAATTGGGATGGATCATACTATGAGTATCGACAAAGAAATGTTTTATATTTGCCTTCTTTTACAGAAAAATAATCCTGAAAGGAAAAGAGGTGATTATGTTCGGTGGAGCAGGCGGAAACAAGTTTGATATGCTCAAACAGATGAAAAAGATGCGATCGCAAGTAAAAACCATGGAAAAGGAACTTGCCGGTCTCAATTTTGTAGGAATTTCTAAAAACAAACTTCTATCTGTGACTTTGGATGGAAAATTTCAGATGAAATCTATTCAAATCGAAGATGAATTGATTGATAAAAAAGATAAAAATCTTCTAGAAAAATCCATTCAAGAAGCTTATACCAAAGCCTTACAGGATGCACAAGCGGGTGCCGCCAAACAAATGCAAGCTATGGGTGGATTTCCAGGTTTAGGGATGTAGATTGAATTCTCCTGGTTTCAAATAAAAAAGCCTACAATGATATGTAGGCTTTGGTTCGAAAAAGAAAAGGGACAAACAGTCCCTTTTTTTATGTCGTTCTAGTTTTAGGAAGCCGGAACGATTTCTACTTCTACGCGACGGTTGGATCCATCTTTTGGATCAACATTTTTAAGAGGAGTAGAAGAACCTAGACCTTGAACAGCTCCAATTCGTTTGCCTTCCACACCGTTGGAAGTAAGAGCATTTTTTGCAGTCACAGCACGGTCTTGAGAAAGGCGTAGATTTAGATCTTCTGCACCAGTTCTGTTGGCATGTCCAGAGATATTGATTTTAGTTTCTGGGTAAGCAGCAAGAGCTTCTGCTAACTTATCAATATTTTCTTTACCTTTACCTTTAAGGTCAGCCTTTCCATCTTCGAAAGCGATTCCCCCGTCCATAGTGGCAGTAAGACCAACTGTTTCTCCACCTCTTTCCGTTTTCTCAAGATTGATTCCTTGTTTTTTCATTTCTTCCGCCATGTTGTCATACATAGTGTTGAGATAGAATCCAGTTCCAAGACCAGCCAAACAACCGGCACCAAGACCAACAATCTTACCTTTGTTTTGCGGTTTCTTTTTTTCCTGTGCCAAAGATTCTTTGATTTGTCTTTGGAAATCGTTCTTTTTGTTTTTAGAATCTTTTTTTCTTTGTGCTTCATCATAAACGGCACCGAGAGCAAGTCCCACTCCGCAGCCAATGGAAGTACTAAGAATTAGCCTTTTTGTGTTTTCTGATAACCCACAAGAGATTGTGGAAAGTAATGATAGGGAAAGAAGTCCCGAGATGATTTGTTTCAACGTAATGTCCTCGCTTACACAGCTAGTGAAGTATAAGGACAAAGTTTGAAGAAATCCTCCCTGTTTGCAAGGAGGATTTCCATTTCTTTTTCGATCGGATTAGTATCTGTCCGTGAGGAGTTTTACTACGGATTCCGGTCGGAGGTTTGCTTGCGCGAGCATAGCCACACCTGATTTGGTAAGGATTTGGTTTTTGGAATACTCCACCATTTCCGTTGCCATA from the Leptospira congkakensis genome contains:
- a CDS encoding AMP-dependent synthetase/ligase, which encodes MKNFTTLNDVFYYANRAYGSKEMFFGKDAGKNFKGRTFSDIFHKAENLALSLLQMGLKPGEKIGLMADNRTEWAIADIATLLNGAVNVPRGSDSTPQEIEYILTHSESKYCFVEHEKLYDSLKPILSNTKVEKVIILDPGYKSTDSLSIPMETLITEGESLRKNLPSLELRSKQVKPDDLFTIIYTSGTTGMPKGVMLTHQNMVYNVVKVPPRVGLKSSDRTLSILPVWHIFERAIDYAIIAEGASIAYTNIRDLRDDFQKIKPSFMASAPRLWENLYLGIKQKLEKAPENKRKLFDFAYDICKKFKDGQDYLAGNRLLTKEESPFERAKNTTISIGYVLNLFLLAKVLDGLVFSKIREVLGGHLTGTISGGGALPAHVDEFFNVIGIPVYEGYGMTECAPIISVRAVGQVVQGSVGKWPEGTIVKIVNEQGESVPKGKMGVIHIKGPQVMKGYYKNEEATSKTITDGWMNTGDLGFISFNDTLSVRGRVKDTIVLLGGENVEPVPIENLLLENALINQVIVVGQDQKSLTALVWPDNDRMKEAGLNPKDGEDLNQNKEVRLYFQNIIKKQISSENGFKSFEKLSDFRFLPKAMEVGDELTNLFKMKRNVIHDKYKDLIKSMYN
- a CDS encoding tetratricopeptide repeat protein, producing the protein MRFLFSFTTSLFLLSFPLSANLLEDYWKALQNTKDKFEISDHSPKRFSFRFGGEIPAVLHKEALNHEIFWFCQKYLDKYHTNYPYPRFKQDIRSHLTDLYGDSAQNFLSGKLSFSCFSGWKEGSSLLKLFFFLNEDEFFPYRWDYYDSKGQLFLTEEDETKNGKKDSFTYYSSAGCPKEITKDKNDFGAMDEWWYYKNCQLVRIEYDSNENGFRERICHYENEKESYCEGVGEKEEREAIQLESNQKFPEALKFYRKSLSEYKKEVSIGTSRTCSLLKKIANIEYNERDFTSFTKTLDEFFSYRVCESDSLDVLIYRSYYYLYVLGDYKAAKDSYQKTAEIYRKTHGEISPEILLNLAYSQFMDKNPNACLSSLEKLNSRRLTAYPRFFLFYYRGSCELSLGRYEDAYTNLKRAQILGGEKEFLPVVYYKLGRASFATNREEEGNLWTHQALLNDFELIEKMESDPLFEQFFISPNGKSHKRKYYLNKQKKQ
- a CDS encoding YopX family protein, whose protein sequence is MAFTIRFRVWDKQEKEFSQKGFSLTLDGKLLKFGQPIASEDNYIVNSFTGLKDKYDKDLFEEDIIEHTVAKGGNLTQHTGIIRYNNEHGAFYLENGPPLLQLFSIRKVGNPYENPILFDLYLKSKS
- a CDS encoding ParA family protein codes for the protein MKVISVSNIKGGSGKSTTAAHLACALARRGKTLVVDMDMQGDLTDYCLPDLDLSSLDESNVMTVLLGMKRMTDCIRETKQFDVLPSTLSLAKLTKYNPDSSSLCLQFKRALDEVRNTYKFVIIDTPGSAKHELTTAIYNSELILIPVTPSKWTIRAVNLLLDEITQTETIFSQKKKTAFVPSWFGPSKKHRELLEKLKQIEEIPTLGEIPKSETIKSKTEKQESLKKDSNAWHAFDRLADESIALVDPEHSIFSLKP
- a CDS encoding cyclic nucleotide-binding domain-containing protein, giving the protein MIHPNSPYKRIWDLFVFICITYFAIEVPIRLVFHYKLTAGVNYFERAIQVVFGIDVILNFNTAILKDRILIHNRKIVTKSYLSSWFLVDFLSAFPFDLFGGFFFQYFGITDSLKILRLLRSVRVFELFKSLRLLALGADSDDRFKLIEVINPMSFRLIFFVYWTSLFAHWVACGWIHLGPEFLPDKDMATRYIRALYWSVTTLTTIGYGDITPITNGQTIYTMGVMILGVGIYGYVIGNIATLLSNLDVSRVTFQEKLNTINSFIKYKKLPPNLANRIRSYYVNLWENKHGIDETEIWENLPSGIKIDVSMFLHSHLISVVPFFKNAPEELKREVVLELKPAFYMKGDIIFKEGDVPHNMYFLSKGHVEVIKEKTGDLLATLNSGSFFGEMSLIDDSLRTATIKAGSYCDVYTLGKDRFAEILKHHPGFAKHIETIAKERRKTQTTSQKKTKKSKFPHIRNQ
- a CDS encoding YbaB/EbfC family nucleoid-associated protein, with amino-acid sequence MFGGAGGNKFDMLKQMKKMRSQVKTMEKELAGLNFVGISKNKLLSVTLDGKFQMKSIQIEDELIDKKDKNLLEKSIQEAYTKALQDAQAGAAKQMQAMGGFPGLGM
- a CDS encoding OmpA family protein, with product MKQIISGLLSLSLLSTISCGLSENTKRLILSTSIGCGVGLALGAVYDEAQRKKDSKNKKNDFQRQIKESLAQEKKKPQNKGKIVGLGAGCLAGLGTGFYLNTMYDNMAEEMKKQGINLEKTERGGETVGLTATMDGGIAFEDGKADLKGKGKENIDKLAEALAAYPETKINISGHANRTGAEDLNLRLSQDRAVTAKNALTSNGVEGKRIGAVQGLGSSTPLKNVDPKDGSNRRVEVEIVPAS